The following coding sequences are from one Ficedula albicollis isolate OC2 unplaced genomic scaffold, FicAlb1.5 N00311, whole genome shotgun sequence window:
- the EIF2B4 gene encoding translation initiation factor eIF-2B subunit delta, whose amino-acid sequence MVKRLPEHVQVDDPAAQRKLAKKLERQQVPLRQDYGTKVNLFSHLHQYSRKKPLTQQMSIPSTVIHPAVVRLGLQYSQGIINGSNARCIALLEVFKQLIRDYSTPPSEELSRDLVAKLKPHISFLNQCRPLSASMGNAIKFLKKEISCLPDTLREDEAKEKLQDVIDKYLREKIVLAAEAISRSAFEKINDHDVILVYGCSSLVNRTLCDAHAKKGRAFRVIVVDSRPRLEGRETLRRLVRRGIHCTYVMINAISYVLPEVSKVLLGAHALLANGSVMSRVGTSQIALVSKAYNVPVLVCCETYKFCERVQTDSFVSNELDDPDDLIVLRKGQAQLGGWAENKSLRLLNLVYDVTPPDLVDLVITDLGMIPCTSVPVVLRVKNVDQ is encoded by the exons A TGGTGAAGCGGCTGCCGGAGCACGTGCAGGTGGATGACCCCGCTGCCCAGAGGAAACTGGCCAAGAAGCTGGAGCGGCAGCAG GTCCCTCTGAGGCAGGACTATGGCACCAAGGTCAACCTGTTCTCCCACCTCCACCAGTACAGCAGGAAGAAGCCACTGACGCAGCAGATGAG catcccctccACAGTGATCCATCCAGCTGTGGTGCGCCTTGGCCTCCAGTACTCCCAGGGCATCATCAACGGCTCCAACGCCCGCTGCATCGCGCTGCTGGAAGTCTTCAAACAG CTGATCCGGGATTATTCCACTCCCCCCAGTGAGGAGCTGTCACGGGACTTGGTGGCCAAGCTGAAGCCACATATCAG tttcCTGAACCAGTGCCGGCCGCTCTCAGCTAGCATGGGCAATGCCATCAAGTTCCTCAAGAAGGAGATATCATGCCTGCCTGACACCCTGAGAGAGGATGAG GCAAAAGAGAAGCTCCAGGACGTGATCGACAAATACCTGCGAGAGAAGATTGTCCTGGCAGCTGAGGCCATATCGAGGTCTGCCTTTGAGAAGATCAATGACCATGACGTGATACTGGTGTATGGATg CTCCTCGCTGGTGAACCGGACGCTGTGCGACGCCCACGCCAAGAAGGGCCGCGCGTTCCGCGTGATCGTGGTGGACAGCCGGCCGCGCCTGGAGGGGCGGGAGACGCTGCGCCGCCTGGTCCGCAGGGGCATCCACTGCACCTACGTCATGATCAACGCCATCTCCTACGTGCTGCCCGAG GTGTccaaagtgctgctgggagcccacGCGCTCCTGGCCAATGGCTCTGTCATGTCCCGCGTGGGCACCTCGCAGATCGCCCTGGTCTCCAAGGCCTACAACGTGCCAGTCCTGGTCTGCTGCGAGACCTACAAGTTCTGCGAGCGGGTGCAGACGGATTCTTTTGTCTCCAACGAGCTGG atgACCCTGATGACCTGATTGTGCTCCGGAAAGGCCAGGCCCAGCTTGGGGGCTGGGCAGAGAACAAGTCCCTACGCCTTCTTAACCTGGTCTATGATGTGACTCCCCCAGACCTGGTGGATTTGGTCATCACAGACTTGGGTATGATCCCCTGCACCTCAGTGCCTGTGGTCCTGCGTGTTAAGAATGTGGATCAGTAA